A stretch of the Nothobranchius furzeri strain GRZ-AD chromosome 5, NfurGRZ-RIMD1, whole genome shotgun sequence genome encodes the following:
- the LOC139069905 gene encoding uncharacterized protein — MEKGFKRETDQEDDILMLSSPGVDALLEQAHDEELTTAPSSDVAEEVVSVMTAASTCVPCPDVIREIPTVCLSSEPAGIPSPVRIAPGREMRWRIKSQKGCYFVCQGKIIDCFQFMNILSVKTGWFGPEVCNSFGTAPLLDTKNHVLAFSASFPPQMMGSLPRGEAPVMDLSLFFLGEDPTDGRKQFKGYVTTRKGTLCLPVADDGIMMRMRVDVEATVRCLSVQPFLSEMDARFMKACIAALSFYGPLPQYVLMGDVASPSNQSRLRNSGQRQGSHKGQEDRSSGLAGEDRTRQRVKRQAVFSRSTHGHTPGPAPNSTSGGKRRNGME, encoded by the coding sequence atggaaaagggattcaagcgggagactgatcaggaagacgacatactaatgttgtcctccccgggagtagatgccctgcttgagcaggcccacgacgaggagctgacaacggcgccctcatctgacgtggctgaagaggttgtatcagtaatgacggcagcttcgacatgcgtcccgtgtcctgatgtgatacgtgaaatccctacggtctgtctaagtagtgagccagcaggcattccttcccctgtccgaattgcacctgggagagaaatgagatggaggattaaatcccagaaggggtgttactttgtttgtcaaggcaagattatagattgctttcagtttatgaatattttgtctgtaaagactggatggttcggcccagaagtctgtaactcttttggaaccgcacctttgttggatacgaaaaatcatgttttggctttcagcgccagcttcccacctcaaatgatgggatcgcttccgcgtggagaggctccggtgatggatttatctttattctttctgggtgaagatcccacagatgggagaaagcagtttaaaggttatgtaacaacccgcaaagggaccttgtgcttacccgtagctgatgatggcattatgatgagaatgagggttgatgtggaggccacagttaggtgtctgagtgttcagccgttcctgagtgagatggatgctagatttatgaaggcttgcattgctgctctatctttttatggtcctttgcctcagtacgtcctcatgggggatgttgcaagcccgagcaaccagtcaaggcttagaaacagtggtcagagacaagggtcacacaagggtcaagaggacaggagttcaggacttgctggtgaggacagaactaggcaaagggtcaaaagacaagctgtcttctctagatccacccatggacacacccctgggcccgcccctaactccacctctggcgggaaaagaaggaatggcatggagtga